The bacterium region GCGGGCAGGGCGTCGGCCAGCGGCGGCCGGTTGAAGAGCAGCCCCACGCCGCCGACGACGGCGCCCACCGAACGGAAGTTGGTGGGCAGGCTCGCCGTGGTCTGGCCGCGCTCGGCGAGCAGGCGGCAGGCGCCGGTGAAGATGTCCGGCTCGGCGCCGCGGAAACCGTAGATGGACTGCTTCACGTCGCCCACGAAGAAGAGCGTGCGGGCCGGACGCTCCGGGTCGCCGGCGAGGAACTCGTCGACGAAGGGGCGCAGCATGTCCCACTGGTTGAAGTTCGTGTCCTGGAACTCGTCGAGCAGGATGTGGCTGATGGAGTCGTCGAGGCGGTGGAGCAGGGCCCCCACGCGGCCGGCGTCGCCCATGAGGCGGCAGGCCATGTCCTCGAGGTCCTGGAAGTCGACGACGCGGTCGCGCCGCTTGAGCTCGCCGGCGATGTCGAAGAGGCGCAGCACCAGGCGCAGCAGGTCGCGGTTGCGCCGGTAGAGTTCGATGTAGGCCAGGCGATGCAGCCGGGCCAGCACGTCGAGCGCCTGCTCGGCCACCAGGACGTTGAAGCGTTCCTTCGCCGCGGGATCCCTGCGGATCGCCGTGAACTGGCGCGTGCGCCCTTCGGCGGTCAGAAAGACCGCCCGCGCGGCGGCCACGGCCGCGTTCACCGCCCCCTCGTCGGCGAGGGGATCGGCGGCGACCCGTTCGATGCCCGCGGCGGCCGCCGCGGCGCCGTCCCGCAGCTTGACCAGGTTGTGCTCCTTGACCACGGCGAGACCGTCCGGCCCCATGTCCGCGGCGACGGCATCGCCACCCGGCCCCGCGAAGTCCGTCAGGGCCGCCGCCAGGCCGGGCAGGAAGGCGGCGGTGGTCGGCTCGCGCTCCGCTGCGAGATCGGGAAAGAGGAACGCGCGGATGTCGCCCAGCAGGGCGGGCAGGGCCGCGGTCCAGGCCGCATCGGGCGCGGCGTGCCCCCGGACCCAGCGGCCGAGGCGCATCTGCTCGGCGACGAGACCGCGCAGGGCCTTGCGCAGGCCGAGGGGGTTGGCGGCAACCCCGGCCGCGGCGCGGGCGAGATCCGGGTCGGCGGCGATCTCGGCCTCGAGACGCTCGAGGGCCTCGTCGAGCAGCTCGTCCGGATTCTCGAGGACCGTGAAGTGGGGATCGAGCCCGGCCTCGGCGGCGAAGCGCCCGAGGATGAGCTGGCAGAAGCTGTGGATGGTGCCCACGTTCAGGCCGGAGACGTCCTCGAGGATGCGTTCGAGCAGGTTCGCCGCGGCGGTGCGTTCGTCGGGCGTCGGCCGCGGGTCGGCGCGGTCGGCGAAGAGGTCGGCCAGCTCGGCGTCGAGGGTGGCCTCGTCGGCCACGGCGAGGCGGCGGGCCCGGCCGAGCAGGCGCTCCTCGATCTCCACGGCGGCCTTACGGGTGAACGTGACGGCCAGGATGCTGCGCGGATGGACGCGGCCCGGACCGTCCTCGATGCACAGGCGCAGGAAGCGGTCGACGAGGACCTTGGTCTTGCCCGAGCCGGCGCTCGCGCGCAGGGCCACCGAACGGTCGGGCCGGGCGGCGCGGCGCTGGATCGCCGTGGCGGCGGCGATGGGGTCGGTGCGGGGGTCGGTCATGGGCATCGCGGCGCGGTGCGCCGGGCGGTCCGGGGCCACAGGTGACGGCGTGGCCCCAGACTAGCGGCTGGCCCGCCGGCGTGCAACACGCGCGGCGGCGCGGCTAGGCGACAGGTTCGGATTCGCGCGCGGAAGTGTCGGCAACGGAAGCGAGGACCTCGCACGCCTTGTCCGGATCGGCAGCGTCCTCGGGACCGATGTCGGCGGCGACGACGGCTGTCGCCGGCACCGCCCCCTCGGCCAGCTCCCGCATCCCCCGCAGCGCCCTGAAGCCCGTGGTCATGCCGTAGAGCGCGAAGGCGTGGAAGGCGATGCCCAGCCAGTCGCCCGCGAGCAGGAAGATCAGGCCGTCGGCGGCATAGAGGGCCATGCCGACGACGAAGCCGGCGGTCTTGCCCCGCCCGGCCAGCCAGCCGAGCAGGAAGTACGTGGAGCAGGCGCCCGCCGAGAGCAGCAGCGCGAAGACCTGGAAGGCGCGGCCGCCGTCGGCCGCCAGCTCGCGACCGAAGACGTCGAAGACCTGGGTGATGCCGAGGCCGAACATGAAGGTCCACTCGCCGGCGAAGAGCGCGATGACCGAGTTGAGCAGGGACAGGGCGGCGATCCAGTGGAACCAGTTGGCGCCGCTGCGGAGGCGGCGTTCGCGGTCCGACCTGGGGTCGGTCGCGGCGGGCGACGACGTGGGCATGGGGACTCCTCGGGCTGCCGGGCGGAGCCCGGGACGTCGGTGATCGTCCCTGTTCATCGGCCGGCCGGGGCGGAACTGAAGCCGCGCGGCGGCGGCGATCCGGCGTTACCATGGGATCCGCGACCCTGGACCCCGCGAAAGGAAAACGCCTTGGAACGCTTCCTCCTGACCGCCGCCGGCGTCAACGGCCTGCTCGCCGTCGCTCTCGGCGCCTTCGGCGCCCACGGCCTCAAATCGTCCCTCGCCGGCGCCGCCGACGCCGCCCAGCGCCTCGAGTGGTGGGAGACCGCCGCGCGCTACCAGATGTATCACGCCCTGGCCCTCGGCCTGCTGGCCTGGCTGGCGTCGCGGATCGCCTGGGGCGGCCTCGCCGTGGGCGGGTGGGCCTTCCTGGCGGGAATCGTGCTGTTCAGCGGGAGTCTCTACGCCATGACGCTGACGGGGGTGCGGGCGCTGGGCGCCGTCACCCCCGTCGGTGGGCTGGGTCTGATCGTCGGCTGGGTCGTGGTCGTTCTGGCGGCGCTGCGGATGGGGCGCGGCTAGCCGGACCGCGGAAGACCTACCACGGCAGTTCCTCGCCGCTGTAGGCGAAGTACTTGCCGCTGTCGGCGGCCGTCAGCGGCGCCATGGTCGCCAGCATGCCGCGGATCGATTCCGCGGGTTCCAGGTTCGCGTTCGGACCGCCCATGTCGGTGCGCACCCAGCCCGGGCTCATGGCCACGAAGATGAAGCCCTCGGCGGCCAGGTCGCCGGCCTGCACGCGGGTCTGCATGTTCAGGGCCGCCTTGCTCATGCGGTAGCCGAGCATGGCGCCGCGGCCGGCGTTGGCGATGCTGCCCAGGCCGCTCGACATGTTCATCACCAGCTTGCGGTCGCCGGCGCGCAGGTTCGGCAGCAGGGCCTGGGTGACGCGCATGGGGCCGAGCGTGTTCACCTCGTAGATCCGGCGCGACTCGTCCACCGTCGAGCCCTCGAAACCCTCCCGGGTCGGGAAGATCCCCGCGTTGTTCAGCAGCACGTCGACGGCCGCGCCGTCCAGGCGCGCGGCGAAGGCGGCCACGCTGGCGTCGTCGGCCACGTCGAGCTGCTCGACGCGCACGCCCAGGGCCTTCAGTTCGTCGGCCTCGTCCGGCTTGCGGGCGGTGCCGATGACGTCGGCGCCCGCCTCCTTGAGCTGCTTCGCGAACTCGAGGCCGAGTCCGCGGTTGGCGCCGGTGACGACGACCGTCCGGCCGGCCCAGGGCGAATTCTCGGCCGCGGCGGCGCCGACGAGCAGCAGGGTGGCGAGGACGGACAGGAACAGCGGGCGCAGTCGCTTCATGGCGGAGTCCTTTCGGGCGCGGGGAAGGGCGGTCTCGGCTCCCAAGATAAGGCCGAACCTCAGTCGTCGGCCACGGGACGGAAGTCGCCGAAGGCGGCGTCGACGACGAGGCCGAACTCGTCGGCAAGGACGGCCATGGTGGGCGCGCCCGGCGGGATCTCGTCGACCACGGTGTCGGCACCGACCACGCGCGTGCGCACCTGGTTGCGCAGGCTGACCCGGCCGTCGGCGGTGGGGCGGCTGACAACGCGGGTGCGGGTGAAGTGGGTGTCCGGCGAATGCGAGGTGAA contains the following coding sequences:
- a CDS encoding DUF423 domain-containing protein, with the translated sequence MERFLLTAAGVNGLLAVALGAFGAHGLKSSLAGAADAAQRLEWWETAARYQMYHALALGLLAWLASRIAWGGLAVGGWAFLAGIVLFSGSLYAMTLTGVRALGAVTPVGGLGLIVGWVVVVLAALRMGRG
- a CDS encoding SDR family oxidoreductase: MKRLRPLFLSVLATLLLVGAAAAENSPWAGRTVVVTGANRGLGLEFAKQLKEAGADVIGTARKPDEADELKALGVRVEQLDVADDASVAAFAARLDGAAVDVLLNNAGIFPTREGFEGSTVDESRRIYEVNTLGPMRVTQALLPNLRAGDRKLVMNMSSGLGSIANAGRGAMLGYRMSKAALNMQTRVQAGDLAAEGFIFVAMSPGWVRTDMGGPNANLEPAESIRGMLATMAPLTAADSGKYFAYSGEELPW